The following proteins are encoded in a genomic region of Terriglobia bacterium:
- a CDS encoding DUF4340 domain-containing protein, with protein MRFKGTLILLVLCLGLGAFLYFYEIKGGEQRSKAKEGENVVWKVPADDVQQVDLITPAQHITVVRTGDKQWKITAPRPLDADADEINRLVSSASDISRETVIEENAANLAPFGLDPAQTTVALKTKDGKVREIRFGTTNPTGNSTYAALQGKNQVMLVAGYVASAFTKKLDDLRNHAILSFEQFQTQSLDLQTAKGKMTMAKEGDRWYFQGTEKWAADSSAVNSLLGDLANGRIKEFLEDSPEDYAGLGLDKPVVDVRLTVGKDKAIKHLVIGLEKAKLVKKGQGKSKPEEKKGDEKKAENAAPVLYIARDESRPELFFVEKEFVDKFLKSPADLRDKALAVFQRFDIDSISVTNTKGTVNLTKAQSGDWQVGSGKKKAKWDAVNEIFDALEKPVKEFVDEPGALSKYGLDKPVTHVVLQQGGNVRVDCIFGKEAKNGVYAQIQGEPYVKVADKESLDKLAKGEQEYLEPPPAPAPAAPKK; from the coding sequence ATGCGCTTCAAGGGTACCTTGATTCTCCTGGTCTTGTGCCTGGGTTTGGGGGCATTCCTGTATTTCTACGAAATCAAAGGCGGGGAACAGCGCAGCAAGGCGAAAGAGGGGGAGAACGTCGTCTGGAAGGTGCCGGCCGATGACGTGCAACAGGTAGACCTGATCACACCTGCGCAGCATATCACGGTCGTGCGCACCGGGGACAAACAGTGGAAAATCACCGCCCCGCGGCCTCTGGATGCGGACGCGGACGAGATCAACCGCCTGGTGAGCTCCGCGTCGGACATCAGTCGCGAGACGGTCATAGAGGAAAACGCTGCCAACCTGGCGCCGTTCGGCCTGGATCCCGCCCAGACGACCGTGGCGCTCAAGACCAAGGACGGCAAGGTTCGCGAGATCCGCTTCGGCACAACCAATCCCACGGGCAATTCCACCTACGCCGCCCTCCAGGGGAAGAACCAGGTCATGCTGGTGGCCGGCTACGTTGCCAGCGCCTTCACCAAAAAGCTCGATGATCTGCGCAACCATGCCATCCTCAGCTTCGAGCAGTTTCAAACCCAGTCGCTGGATCTGCAGACCGCCAAAGGCAAAATGACTATGGCAAAAGAAGGCGACCGATGGTACTTCCAGGGGACGGAGAAGTGGGCAGCCGACTCTTCCGCAGTCAACAGCCTCCTGGGCGATCTCGCCAACGGGCGCATCAAGGAGTTTCTGGAGGACAGCCCTGAGGACTATGCCGGCCTTGGCCTGGACAAGCCGGTCGTGGACGTCCGCCTGACGGTGGGCAAAGACAAGGCAATCAAGCACCTCGTGATCGGACTGGAGAAAGCCAAGCTGGTCAAGAAAGGCCAGGGCAAGAGCAAGCCGGAGGAGAAAAAGGGCGACGAGAAAAAGGCCGAAAACGCAGCCCCGGTGCTTTACATTGCGCGCGACGAAAGCCGCCCTGAGTTGTTTTTCGTCGAGAAGGAGTTTGTCGACAAGTTTCTGAAATCCCCCGCGGACTTGAGAGACAAAGCGCTGGCTGTATTCCAGCGTTTCGACATCGACTCAATATCCGTCACGAACACCAAGGGCACCGTGAACCTCACCAAGGCGCAATCGGGCGACTGGCAGGTGGGGAGTGGCAAGAAGAAGGCGAAATGGGATGCCGTCAACGAGATTTTTGACGCCCTGGAAAAACCGGTCAAGGAATTCGTCGATGAACCCGGAGCACTCTCGAAGTATGGGCTCGACAAACCCGTCACTCACGTTGTGCTTCAGCAGGGCGGAAATGTGAGAGTCGACTGCATCTTCGGCAAAGAAGCCAAAAATGGCGTGTATGCCCAGATCCAGGGCGAACCTTATGTCAAAGTAGCGGACAAGGAAAGCCTGGACAAGCTGGCCAAGGGCGAGCAGGAGTATCTGGAGCCGCCACCGGCACCGGCGCCTGCCGCGCCTAAGAAATAG
- a CDS encoding GldG family protein has product MSKLLQKLDIVGVLLLVAAVLYYSVNNIFDKWAIGLALLGGASIVAGVIANYKQIMLTLGKRSTKYFTNYVVSVVLVLGLAAGLNFIGQRHSKRFDLTAMGRFTLAPQTAQILSKLSKDLEIKVFFPGGDYPPMKELLTQYRAANRHVRFEFVDPDKRPEVAKQYGATEYRTFQNPFTGSTLKTGTVVILYEGRQEKIEKRDQEIREEDLTNAIIKVQRTESKTVYFIQGHGEKDPTSTERDGYSFVKKALEDQGYKVQTVNLAAEGKIPADAKVLVEAGPKSEPFPQELAFLNDFLNKGGGFLVLLSPAPAPSLDSLLKGWGVQADNDIILDVSGIGRLMGAGPAVSLVTGYETHRITDRFRETTFFPLARSVAAAKDSVAGVTVETLFKSNQNSWGKTDLKSIQSGGEVKVGEKTDLKGPLSLAVAVAKEVKASSDTSPALKARMVAVGNSDFAINANFGAGGNGNLFLNMVSWLAQDEDLISIRPKAPEDRKVIMSQSQQTTLQILVLALLPGAVLVAGIIVWTRRRK; this is encoded by the coding sequence ATGAGCAAACTCTTGCAAAAGCTGGATATCGTAGGCGTGCTGCTGCTGGTAGCCGCGGTCCTGTATTACTCGGTGAACAACATCTTCGACAAGTGGGCGATTGGGCTGGCCCTGTTGGGCGGCGCTTCGATCGTCGCCGGGGTCATCGCCAACTACAAGCAGATCATGCTGACCCTCGGCAAACGCTCGACGAAGTATTTCACCAACTATGTAGTCTCTGTCGTGCTCGTGCTTGGCCTTGCGGCGGGGCTCAACTTCATCGGCCAGAGGCACTCGAAGCGCTTTGACCTGACTGCGATGGGCCGGTTCACACTCGCGCCTCAAACCGCGCAGATACTCAGCAAGCTCAGCAAGGATCTCGAGATCAAGGTGTTCTTCCCGGGCGGGGATTACCCCCCCATGAAGGAACTCCTGACTCAGTACCGGGCCGCCAATCGCCATGTGCGCTTCGAGTTCGTCGATCCCGACAAACGCCCTGAGGTCGCCAAACAGTATGGCGCCACCGAATACAGAACGTTTCAGAATCCCTTCACGGGCTCCACACTCAAGACCGGAACCGTCGTGATCCTTTATGAAGGACGGCAGGAGAAAATCGAGAAACGCGATCAGGAGATTCGCGAAGAGGATCTGACCAATGCCATCATCAAGGTTCAAAGGACCGAGTCCAAAACCGTTTATTTCATCCAGGGGCACGGCGAGAAGGATCCGACCAGCACCGAACGCGACGGCTACTCGTTCGTAAAGAAGGCTCTGGAAGATCAGGGTTACAAAGTGCAAACCGTGAATCTGGCGGCGGAAGGGAAAATTCCCGCCGATGCCAAAGTGCTGGTCGAGGCGGGTCCAAAGTCGGAGCCTTTTCCTCAGGAACTGGCATTTCTGAATGACTTTCTGAATAAGGGAGGCGGATTTCTGGTGCTGCTCAGCCCTGCCCCGGCTCCATCTCTGGATTCTCTCTTGAAGGGCTGGGGAGTGCAAGCGGACAACGACATCATCCTTGATGTGAGCGGCATCGGACGGCTCATGGGCGCAGGTCCAGCTGTTTCCCTGGTTACAGGTTACGAAACCCACAGAATTACGGATCGATTCAGGGAGACGACCTTTTTCCCGCTCGCGCGTTCGGTTGCGGCGGCGAAAGATTCAGTCGCCGGGGTGACTGTGGAGACTCTGTTCAAGAGCAATCAGAATAGCTGGGGCAAAACGGACTTAAAAAGCATTCAAAGCGGAGGGGAAGTAAAGGTCGGGGAAAAGACAGATCTGAAAGGCCCGCTGTCTCTGGCCGTTGCCGTAGCCAAGGAGGTGAAAGCCTCTTCGGACACCAGCCCCGCTTTGAAAGCGCGCATGGTCGCAGTCGGCAATTCGGATTTTGCGATCAATGCCAACTTTGGAGCCGGCGGCAACGGCAACCTGTTCCTGAACATGGTCAGCTGGCTGGCGCAGGATGAAGACCTGATCTCGATACGGCCCAAGGCCCCCGAGGATCGCAAGGTGATCATGTCGCAGAGCCAGCAGACGACGCTTCAGATCCTGGTGCTGGCGCTCCTCCCGGGTGCCGTACTCGTAGCCGGTATCATCGTCTGGACTCGCCGGAGAAAATAG
- a CDS encoding ABC transporter permease has protein sequence MKNILAIWQREMKSYFVSPIAYVVLTVFLFIAGFFFYTILTAWVQQTMMQAAYGQGSSPVDVPGMVSRSFFGTISVVLLFMIPMLTMGLFAEEKKRGTIELLLTTPVGNLQAMMGKYLASLTFLLIMFLASGITISALFIYGQPDWKPILAGYLGLILYGAALLAVGLFISTLTENQIVAGVITLGVILVLWLIDALASGVQGMMKDVISYLSVISHLDDFIKGVIDTTHVIFYLTFAFFGLFLTYRSLESLRWKS, from the coding sequence ATGAAAAACATTCTGGCTATCTGGCAGCGTGAGATGAAGAGTTACTTCGTCTCCCCCATAGCCTATGTGGTGCTGACGGTTTTTCTTTTCATTGCCGGCTTTTTTTTCTACACCATCCTGACGGCATGGGTTCAACAGACCATGATGCAGGCGGCATACGGTCAGGGCTCGTCTCCCGTGGACGTGCCCGGCATGGTGAGCCGGAGCTTCTTCGGCACCATCAGCGTGGTTCTCCTTTTCATGATTCCGATGCTGACGATGGGGCTGTTCGCTGAAGAAAAGAAGCGCGGCACGATTGAGCTCCTGCTCACGACCCCCGTCGGCAATCTGCAGGCCATGATGGGGAAATACCTGGCCAGTCTGACCTTTCTGTTGATTATGTTCCTCGCCAGCGGCATCACGATTTCCGCCCTCTTTATTTATGGACAGCCCGATTGGAAGCCGATCCTGGCGGGCTACCTCGGGCTGATCCTTTATGGAGCGGCTCTGCTGGCGGTGGGTCTTTTCATCTCCACGCTCACCGAAAACCAGATTGTCGCCGGCGTGATTACTCTCGGCGTCATCCTCGTTCTCTGGTTGATCGATGCCCTGGCATCGGGCGTGCAGGGCATGATGAAGGATGTGATCAGTTATTTGTCAGTCATCAGCCATTTGGACGATTTCATCAAAGGCGTGATCGATACAACGCATGTGATCTTCTATCTCACATTCGCGTTTTTTGGACTTTTCCTTACGTATCGCTCGCTTGAATCGCTGCGGTGGAAAAGCTAA
- a CDS encoding ABC transporter ATP-binding protein, giving the protein MIEVDHLTKVYNGRKAVDQISFTVQKGEILGLLGPNGAGKTTTMRILTCYMPATDGTARVAGFDVFEESLEVRRRIGYLPETPPLYPEMAVESYLHFVAKIKGAPPSQRKAMVDDAMQKCAIGDVRHRIISKLSKGYKQRVGLAQALLKNPEVLILDEPTIGLDPKQIFEVRSLIKGLAGDHTVILSTHILPEVSMTCNRVVIINNGKVVAMDTPTGLTNQMKGAEKIALSVDGPRNAVIEKLKSISGVLSVKAEGEEDGAPSNYLVECKLETDLRRLLAKEVVSQGWGLLELRGVSMSLEDVFINLVTQE; this is encoded by the coding sequence GTGATAGAAGTAGATCATCTGACCAAGGTTTACAACGGCCGCAAGGCAGTGGACCAGATTTCCTTCACTGTCCAGAAGGGCGAGATTCTCGGACTCCTGGGGCCAAACGGGGCAGGCAAGACCACCACGATGCGCATCCTTACCTGCTACATGCCGGCTACCGATGGCACTGCGCGCGTCGCCGGATTCGATGTTTTTGAGGAGAGTCTGGAGGTCAGGCGCCGGATCGGCTATCTGCCGGAAACACCTCCTCTTTACCCGGAAATGGCGGTCGAATCCTATCTGCACTTCGTGGCCAAGATCAAGGGGGCTCCTCCATCGCAGCGCAAGGCGATGGTTGACGATGCGATGCAGAAATGTGCCATCGGAGATGTCCGCCACCGAATCATCAGCAAGCTCTCCAAGGGATACAAGCAGCGGGTGGGCCTGGCGCAGGCACTGCTCAAAAATCCCGAGGTGCTCATTCTGGATGAGCCCACGATCGGCCTGGACCCCAAGCAGATTTTTGAAGTCCGCTCTCTCATCAAGGGTCTTGCGGGAGATCACACCGTCATTTTGTCGACCCACATCCTTCCTGAAGTGAGCATGACCTGCAACCGGGTGGTCATCATCAACAATGGCAAGGTCGTTGCCATGGATACTCCTACTGGGCTGACAAACCAGATGAAGGGTGCCGAGAAGATTGCCCTGTCGGTGGACGGCCCCAGAAATGCAGTGATCGAGAAGCTCAAAAGCATCAGCGGAGTGCTGAGTGTGAAAGCGGAGGGCGAGGAAGACGGGGCGCCCTCGAACTACCTCGTCGAGTGCAAACTCGAGACCGATTTGCGCCGCTTGCTCGCCAAGGAGGTCGTTTCCCAGGGATGGGGCTTGCTCGAGTTGCGCGGCGTATCCATGAGCCTCGAAGATGTCTTCATTAACCTCGTGACACAAGAATAA
- a CDS encoding sigma-70 family RNA polymerase sigma factor, with protein sequence MIELEEDEVTESADLYDSGDMEEEAGTDDEFSGVTRANYVDRVRFSRVPSEDRPVVKGESAPSADPLYIYYRSMSKIPLLTREEEVYLAKKIEAAKINTLRLLSLTSISSARLMELGAELQPASMIQSAVAPNGPEIQHETESEVSLEERNRAREQEIRRIMQRLERLEKRYREMKLNMKRQGVRAGSRTKELAKIRHCREAVFQTLSKIELTENQINHLVGGLQDVLNRMEWSEKVSGMSRRSAEKAASSIRAARARRRALETEYLTDAGELRKIVNLINENKAEMARAKDEFVRANLRLVLSIAKNYSYPGLDLLDLVQEGNIGLMKAVDKFNYRLGHKFSTYATWWIRQSITRAIADQGRTIRIPVHMVEAMNRVLKTSNELSKRMGREPSVHELAKELKTPVSKVTQILKAAQEPISLESTISDNKDAVLNKFIEDKTAISPDDDVMRHSLREVTDAALQTLSAREQEIVRMRYGLNETGKEYTLQEVGEMFQVTRERIRQIEEKALLKLRSPYRSCKLREFADFVSKN encoded by the coding sequence ATGATCGAATTAGAAGAAGATGAAGTCACGGAGAGCGCGGATCTCTACGATTCGGGCGATATGGAAGAAGAAGCCGGAACCGACGATGAGTTTTCCGGTGTGACCCGGGCCAACTACGTCGATCGTGTACGTTTCAGCCGCGTGCCCTCGGAGGACCGGCCTGTGGTCAAGGGGGAATCTGCTCCTTCGGCGGATCCGCTCTATATTTACTATCGAAGCATGAGCAAAATTCCTCTGCTTACGCGTGAGGAGGAGGTCTACCTGGCGAAAAAGATCGAGGCGGCCAAGATCAATACGCTTCGACTCCTTTCCCTGACCTCGATCAGCTCGGCCAGATTGATGGAGCTGGGCGCGGAGTTGCAGCCGGCTTCCATGATCCAGAGCGCAGTGGCGCCCAACGGCCCGGAGATCCAACACGAAACTGAGAGCGAGGTGTCGCTGGAGGAGCGCAATCGCGCTCGCGAACAGGAGATCCGCCGCATCATGCAGCGGCTCGAGCGGCTCGAAAAGCGTTATCGCGAGATGAAGCTCAACATGAAGCGCCAAGGAGTCCGCGCCGGCAGCCGCACCAAAGAGCTTGCCAAAATCAGGCATTGCCGCGAGGCGGTTTTTCAGACGCTCTCGAAGATCGAGCTCACCGAAAACCAGATCAATCACCTCGTGGGCGGCTTGCAGGATGTGCTGAACCGGATGGAGTGGAGCGAGAAGGTCAGCGGCATGTCCAGGAGATCGGCAGAAAAGGCCGCGAGCAGCATTCGCGCCGCCCGGGCCCGCCGCAGAGCCCTGGAAACCGAGTATCTGACGGACGCCGGCGAGCTGCGCAAGATCGTCAACCTGATCAACGAAAACAAGGCGGAGATGGCCCGGGCCAAGGACGAGTTTGTCCGCGCCAATCTGAGGCTGGTGCTCAGCATCGCGAAGAACTATTCGTATCCGGGCCTCGATCTGCTTGACCTGGTCCAGGAAGGAAACATCGGGCTGATGAAGGCCGTCGACAAGTTCAACTATCGCCTGGGCCACAAGTTTTCCACCTATGCGACCTGGTGGATTCGTCAGAGTATCACCCGTGCGATCGCGGATCAGGGACGGACCATCCGGATCCCGGTCCATATGGTCGAGGCCATGAACCGGGTGCTGAAGACTTCGAATGAGTTGTCGAAGCGCATGGGACGCGAACCCAGCGTGCACGAGCTGGCGAAGGAGCTGAAGACCCCGGTGTCCAAGGTCACCCAGATTCTCAAGGCAGCTCAGGAACCCATCTCGCTGGAGTCCACGATCTCCGACAACAAGGATGCGGTACTGAACAAGTTCATCGAAGACAAGACCGCAATTTCCCCGGACGACGACGTCATGAGGCACAGCCTGCGCGAGGTAACGGACGCGGCGCTTCAGACCCTGTCTGCCCGCGAGCAGGAGATCGTACGCATGCGGTACGGCCTGAACGAAACGGGGAAGGAGTACACGTTGCAGGAGGTGGGTGAGATGTTCCAGGTCACGCGCGAGCGGATCCGCCAGATCGAGGAGAAAGCGCTTTTGAAGCTGCGCAGCCCCTATCGCTCCTGCAAGCTCCGCGAATTTGCAGACTTCGTAAGCAAGAACTAG
- a CDS encoding HU family DNA-binding protein — MNKGDLVGKIAKDAGITKRQAEAVFNSLIGGIKSSMKKGQKVTIVGFGTFSVAKRKARKGRNPQTGAPIKIAARKVPKFTPGKELKGAVK; from the coding sequence TGGTAGGGAAGATTGCCAAGGACGCGGGAATTACCAAGCGTCAGGCTGAAGCGGTATTCAACTCTCTGATTGGAGGCATCAAGTCCTCCATGAAAAAGGGTCAGAAAGTCACAATCGTCGGTTTCGGCACCTTCTCCGTCGCTAAGAGAAAGGCGCGCAAAGGACGAAATCCCCAGACCGGCGCACCGATCAAGATCGCGGCGCGCAAGGTTCCCAAATTCACTCCGGGGAAAGAGCTGAAAGGCGCTGTAAAATAG